The Oncorhynchus mykiss isolate Arlee chromosome 20, USDA_OmykA_1.1, whole genome shotgun sequence genome includes a region encoding these proteins:
- the cdc42ep4b gene encoding cdc42 effector protein 4, whose product MPILKQLTSNQSKRRSRVDLTAEMISAPLGDFRHTMHVGRGGDAFGDTSFLSTRSGEPPKEPAPEVQQSSPGPVPKPGLLSRTFRSSKRSQSVNRGENALAPPGGSPNFVKNAISLPYLNDEDAGRTGGGPPMPKSVSSSPLKKLPEVEGIRKPVNGAAAMDLEFDERNFGELTDLPPSHLRGGGMKHAESIMSFHIDLGPSMLGDILSVMEKKGWEEDDLGYEEGKGSEGRGSPPLSPPTTEDNVEDQVDLQPPVRPPRSTYPQQKIMADPPYTPPRNYHSHLDSCSFSSSGSAALEEKPLHHLQEGDTDSAKYSSPGVGGEDDKDFSFMDEDEDEIRV is encoded by the coding sequence ATGCCTATCCTCAAGCAGCTAACCTCGAACCAGTCCAAGCGTCGCTCCCGAGTCGACCTGACTGCAGAGATGATCAGCGCCCCTCTCGGGGACTTCAGACACACCATGCATGTGGGTCGTGGCGGAGATGCCTTTGGGGACACCTCATTCCTCAGTACCCGGTCTGGGGAGCCCCCTAAAGAACCAGCTCCAGAGGTGCAGCAGAGCTCCCCTGGACCTGTCCCCAAACCAGGCCTGCTGTCCCGAACCTTCAGGAGCAGTAAGCGCTCCCAGTCGGTGAACCGTGGCGAGAACGCGTTGGCTCCCCCTGGTGGCTCGCCAAACTTTGTGAAAAATGCCATCTCCCTGCCCTACCTCAACGACGAGGACGCGGGCAGGACGGGCGGTGGTCCCCCGATGCCCAAGAGCGTCTCCTCCAGCCCACTGAAGAAGCTGCCCGAGGTCGAAGGAATCAGAAAACCGGTCAACGGTGCCGCGGCCATGGACCTGGAGTTCGATGAGCGGAACTTCGGCGAACTGACTGACCTGCCACCGTCCCATCTTCGAGGTGGTGGGATGAAGCATGCGGAATCCATCATGTCGTTCCACATCGACCTGGGTCCCTCTATGCTGGGGGACATCCTCAGCGTCATGGAGAAGAAGGGCTGGGAGGAAGACGACCTAGGATACGAGGAGGGGAAGGGCAGCGAGGGCCGTGGGTCACCCCCCCTCAGTCCTCCCACCACGGAGGACAATGTTGAGGACCAGGTGGATCTACAGCCGCCAGTCAGGCCCCCACGCAGCACCTATCCACAGCAGAAAATCATGGCAGACCCCCCCTACACTCCTCCCAGGAACTACcacagccacctggacagctgctCTTTTTCCTCTTCCGGCTCCGCCGCTCTTGAGGAGAAACCACTCCACCACCTGCAGGAGGGGGACACGGACAGCGCCAAGTACAGCTCTCCAGGTGTTGGGGGGGAGGATGACAAAGATTTCTCCTTTATGGACGAGGACGAAGATGAAATCAGGGTGTga